The Candidatus Hydrogenedentota bacterium genome window below encodes:
- a CDS encoding DUF5698 domain-containing protein, producing the protein MEAGVLLTGIFVFAARIVDVSMGTLRTIMAVQGRMLITFCLGFVEVIIWILVVGTVVSQIKESPALILFYALGFACGNACGIFVEAKLALGNVALKVISAKEGTALADKLRATGQPVTVFPGMGMQGPVEQLFMVCRRRDVSRLLTIVKNADPNAMVITEMVRDVNRVLHPVIGVPLTSVPPDTKEN; encoded by the coding sequence ATGGAAGCAGGCGTCTTGCTGACGGGCATTTTTGTTTTCGCCGCGCGGATTGTTGACGTTTCGATGGGAACGCTGCGAACCATAATGGCTGTTCAGGGCCGTATGCTGATCACGTTCTGCCTGGGATTCGTGGAAGTGATCATCTGGATTCTGGTGGTCGGCACCGTCGTGAGTCAGATCAAAGAATCACCCGCGCTGATTCTGTTCTACGCGCTCGGCTTCGCCTGCGGGAACGCGTGCGGGATATTCGTTGAAGCGAAACTGGCGCTCGGGAACGTCGCGCTCAAAGTCATTTCCGCCAAGGAAGGAACCGCTCTGGCCGACAAGTTGAGAGCCACCGGCCAGCCGGTCACCGTGTTCCCCGGCATGGGAATGCAGGGGCCCGTCGAGCAGCTCTTCATGGTTTGCCGGCGGCGCGATGTCAGCCGCCTGCTCACTATCGTCAAAAATGCCGACCCAAACGCCATGGTCATCACGGAAATGGTCCGGGACGTCAACAGGGTTCTCCACCCGGTCATCGGCGTTCCGCTCACATCGGTCCCGCCAGACACCAAAGAGAATTGA
- a CDS encoding sigma-54 dependent transcriptional regulator yields MRNNPEDVGMQVLLASGDAPYASTLAHFLETEGYHVQRCHDARGVLRLVGRNTFGTIVLDMELDEESDLDLVTYIRRQTPDTQLILIVEIAKLEKALAGIRRGAFFYLPKSSAPSDVALAVNKARRNLQTQTAIQDYEQDLFQEFIGDSKAMKRVIEVITKVAPTDSTVLILGESGTGKEIIANAVHRLSRRREMPFIAVNCAALPEQLLESEMFGHLKGAFTGADSNKRGLFEEADGGTIFLDEVGEMSLATQAKLLRVLQNGEIRPVGASSSSHVDVRVLAATNRNLEEAVAERRFREDLYFRLNVIQVRVPPLRERMDALPQLVGHFVSQMSRRFGKRVQGFDEQTQAYLRNYSYPGNVRELESIIAHAIIMADGDIIRARDLPEQVRAGGSAPFALPHYASESIPTLKEMEEQLIRQALDKLSGNQTEAADKLGISRSTLWRKMKEYGIRAD; encoded by the coding sequence ATGCGAAACAACCCCGAAGACGTTGGTATGCAGGTGTTGCTTGCCAGCGGGGACGCTCCTTACGCAAGTACGCTGGCCCATTTCCTGGAAACCGAAGGGTACCACGTCCAGCGGTGCCACGATGCGCGGGGGGTCCTGCGGCTCGTAGGCCGAAACACGTTTGGGACCATCGTTCTGGACATGGAGCTGGACGAAGAAAGCGACTTGGACCTGGTGACCTATATCCGGCGTCAGACGCCCGATACGCAACTTATCCTGATTGTTGAAATCGCGAAGCTCGAAAAGGCCTTGGCGGGCATTCGCCGGGGCGCGTTTTTCTACCTTCCGAAGAGTTCCGCGCCCTCGGATGTGGCGCTTGCGGTAAACAAGGCCCGGCGCAACCTGCAGACGCAAACCGCGATACAGGATTACGAGCAGGACCTGTTTCAAGAGTTCATTGGCGACTCGAAGGCCATGAAACGGGTCATCGAGGTGATCACGAAGGTAGCGCCCACCGACAGCACGGTCCTGATCCTCGGGGAGAGCGGGACCGGCAAGGAGATCATTGCCAACGCGGTCCACCGTTTGAGCCGGCGCCGTGAGATGCCGTTCATCGCGGTCAACTGCGCTGCCCTTCCCGAGCAGCTGCTCGAGAGCGAGATGTTCGGCCACCTCAAAGGGGCGTTCACTGGGGCCGATTCCAACAAGCGCGGCCTGTTCGAAGAAGCCGACGGCGGTACCATCTTCCTCGATGAGGTGGGGGAGATGAGCCTGGCCACCCAAGCCAAACTGCTGCGGGTGCTCCAAAACGGCGAGATCCGCCCCGTGGGGGCGTCCTCCTCTTCCCACGTTGATGTGCGCGTGCTGGCCGCCACCAACCGGAACCTTGAGGAAGCCGTAGCCGAACGCCGTTTCCGTGAAGACCTCTACTTCCGGCTGAACGTCATCCAGGTGCGCGTGCCGCCGCTGCGCGAGCGCATGGATGCATTGCCCCAGCTGGTCGGGCATTTCGTGTCGCAGATGAGCCGGCGCTTCGGCAAACGCGTGCAGGGCTTCGATGAACAGACCCAGGCCTACCTTCGCAACTACAGCTACCCGGGCAACGTCCGCGAACTCGAGAGCATCATCGCCCACGCCATTATTATGGCCGACGGCGATATCATCCGGGCGCGCGATCTGCCCGAGCAGGTGCGGGCGGGCGGCAGCGCGCCGTTCGCATTGCCCCACTACGCGAGCGAGAGTATCCCTACGCTGAAGGAAATGGAAGAGCAGCTCATCCGCCAGGCCCTCGATAAGCTCTCCGGCAACCAGACCGAAGCCGCCGATAAACTCGGCATCTCCCGCTCCACTCTCTGGCGAAAAATGAAAGAATACGGCATCCGCGCGGACTAG
- the ruvA gene encoding Holliday junction branch migration protein RuvA has protein sequence MSVLLMARLRPAREMQRRSEVDRGSLRGYHGGMFAFLRGVVAQKKLNRVALDVGGVGFDVLVPAEVHRRLSVNAEATLLTYCHIREDTFQIFGFLREEERALFEMLLGINGVGPKVALGVLSAMSVQQFGQAVHDSNVAAFTRVSGVGKKTAQRILLEMKAKLGEDAELSLILGETETDAYPQEDDVIEALTSLGCTIGEARKAAAQARMKLGADAPPEELVRAALQSMAKLKPK, from the coding sequence ATGAGCGTATTGTTGATGGCCCGCCTTCGCCCGGCCCGCGAGATGCAGCGCCGGAGTGAAGTTGATCGCGGCAGCCTGCGCGGCTACCATGGCGGCATGTTTGCCTTTCTCAGAGGGGTCGTTGCACAGAAGAAGCTCAACCGCGTTGCCCTGGACGTGGGCGGCGTGGGGTTTGACGTATTGGTGCCGGCCGAGGTGCACCGGCGGCTGTCGGTGAATGCCGAGGCCACGCTGCTTACCTATTGCCACATCCGCGAGGACACGTTTCAAATCTTTGGGTTTCTTCGCGAAGAAGAGCGCGCGCTTTTCGAAATGCTGCTGGGCATTAACGGGGTGGGCCCCAAAGTAGCCCTGGGGGTTTTGTCGGCCATGTCCGTCCAGCAGTTCGGGCAAGCCGTTCACGACAGCAACGTGGCGGCTTTCACGAGAGTTTCAGGCGTGGGCAAGAAGACCGCGCAGCGCATTCTGCTCGAGATGAAAGCCAAGCTTGGCGAGGACGCCGAGCTGAGTCTGATCCTCGGCGAGACCGAAACCGATGCATACCCCCAGGAAGACGACGTGATCGAGGCGCTTACCTCGCTCGGATGCACCATCGGCGAAGCGCGGAAAGCCGCGGCGCAGGCCCGGATGAAACTCGGGGCCGATGCGCCCCCTGAGGAACTGGTTCGGGCAGCGCTGCAATCCATGGCCAAACTGAAACCGAAGTGA
- a CDS encoding mechanosensitive ion channel family protein, with the protein MRVSRRRFFLFALFILFIIAVSPAFAPPALAAENPAGSTVTEGETASAGDAADAEAQEKDTAPLEEIQKKWRQELLGWQRWDVTLEHLGYAGGTFILLWIAALAARSILRRVVASRRLERRRESGRMMQRLLLVVLRKTRKACIFVVILFLSLQWLRATSTFVGKPFVTLILTFQATVYASDFIRRYINSARLRRGREDPSRVSSFGILSFAAQVAVWSLALLVALQNLGFEITALVAGLGIGGIAIAFALQNILGDIFCSVAIILDKPFAVGDFIIVGEQSGMVENIGIKTTRVRSLWGEQIVFSNADLTSSRIRNYKRMKERRVVFSIGVVYQTPLEKLERIPCLIRESIQANPRTRFDRAHFQKFGDFALVFEVVYYVLDSDYNVYMDIHQNINLTIFRRFEEEGVQFAYPTQELVIRPSAAFSTQSLQEGPKPHA; encoded by the coding sequence ATGAGGGTTTCTCGCAGGAGGTTCTTTCTTTTCGCGCTCTTTATCCTCTTCATCATCGCGGTTTCGCCTGCGTTCGCGCCGCCCGCTCTCGCAGCCGAAAACCCGGCGGGGTCGACAGTAACCGAGGGAGAGACCGCTTCAGCGGGCGACGCTGCAGACGCTGAAGCGCAAGAAAAAGACACGGCCCCGCTCGAAGAGATTCAAAAAAAATGGCGCCAGGAACTGCTCGGGTGGCAGCGGTGGGACGTTACCCTCGAGCACCTCGGATATGCGGGAGGCACATTCATCCTCCTTTGGATTGCCGCGCTCGCCGCGCGCAGCATTCTTCGGCGCGTTGTGGCAAGCCGCCGGCTCGAACGGCGCCGCGAGTCCGGCCGTATGATGCAGCGGCTCCTGCTGGTAGTGCTGCGCAAAACCAGGAAGGCGTGCATCTTTGTCGTCATCCTGTTCCTGTCGCTCCAATGGCTCCGCGCAACCAGCACGTTTGTCGGCAAACCGTTCGTGACACTGATCCTGACATTTCAGGCTACGGTATATGCCAGCGACTTCATCCGCCGCTACATCAACAGCGCCCGATTGCGCAGGGGGCGCGAGGATCCCAGCCGGGTATCGTCGTTCGGCATCCTGTCGTTCGCCGCGCAGGTGGCGGTGTGGTCGTTGGCCCTGCTGGTGGCGCTGCAGAATCTGGGTTTTGAAATCACGGCGCTTGTCGCGGGCTTGGGCATCGGCGGCATAGCCATCGCATTTGCGCTTCAGAACATCCTGGGCGACATCTTCTGCTCCGTGGCCATCATCCTGGACAAACCGTTCGCCGTCGGCGATTTCATCATTGTCGGCGAGCAGTCGGGCATGGTCGAGAACATCGGCATAAAGACAACGCGCGTCCGCAGCCTGTGGGGCGAGCAGATCGTCTTTTCGAACGCCGACCTCACCAGCAGCCGCATCCGCAACTACAAACGGATGAAAGAGCGGCGCGTCGTCTTTTCCATCGGTGTGGTGTACCAGACCCCCCTCGAAAAACTGGAACGCATCCCCTGTCTTATCCGTGAAAGCATTCAGGCGAATCCGCGGACTCGGTTCGACCGCGCCCATTTCCAGAAATTCGGCGACTTCGCGCTCGTTTTCGAGGTCGTCTACTACGTGCTGGATAGCGACTACAACGTCTACATGGACATTCACCAGAACATCAATCTGACCATTTTCCGCCGGTTTGAGGAGGAAGGCGTCCAGTTCGCCTACCCTACGCAGGAACTTGTCATCCGCCCAAGCGCCGCTTTCTCGACTCAGTCGCTGCAGGAGGGGCCGAAACCGCACGCATAG
- a CDS encoding PilZ domain-containing protein, with protein MERRRHIRHGIEIVAWLYEPYEERPSHMRSADLSLSGVRFTWLRPHVPGTPLLIRLQLGETGPAIECKGRVCWSVPLRNGLHYFGVRFLDMTEDEIEHLENFLNVTKARPVLAAV; from the coding sequence ATGGAACGCAGAAGGCACATACGGCACGGCATCGAGATAGTGGCGTGGCTCTACGAGCCTTACGAAGAACGCCCCTCGCATATGCGTTCCGCCGATTTATCGTTGTCGGGGGTTCGGTTTACCTGGCTACGGCCCCATGTGCCCGGCACACCCCTCTTGATCCGGCTGCAGCTGGGCGAAACCGGCCCGGCCATCGAGTGCAAAGGGCGCGTGTGCTGGTCCGTTCCGCTCAGAAATGGCTTGCATTATTTCGGTGTGCGCTTTCTGGATATGACTGAAGACGAAATCGAGCATTTGGAGAACTTTCTCAACGTCACCAAGGCCAGGCCCGTATTGGCAGCAGTGTAA
- a CDS encoding GreA/GreB family elongation factor, giving the protein MSKKEAVISNFDQARLQEVIDAMKAQSGKRQWSRGDELQHKLTASKVLAPTEVPPDVVTMNSIARVRDKESNQEGVYNLVFPSDSKPLEGRVSVLSSLGLALFGSRIGDVVEWETPKGVRLLEVIGIIYQPEAARHWTL; this is encoded by the coding sequence ATGAGCAAGAAAGAGGCCGTCATAAGCAATTTCGATCAGGCTCGGCTGCAAGAGGTGATTGATGCCATGAAGGCGCAGAGCGGCAAGCGGCAGTGGTCCAGGGGAGACGAATTGCAGCACAAACTTACCGCTTCGAAGGTCCTGGCCCCGACGGAAGTTCCGCCTGATGTGGTCACCATGAACTCGATTGCGCGCGTCCGGGACAAGGAATCGAACCAGGAAGGGGTCTATAACCTGGTCTTTCCGTCCGATAGCAAGCCTCTGGAAGGACGGGTGTCCGTGCTTTCGTCTCTGGGCCTCGCGCTGTTTGGCTCGCGCATTGGCGACGTGGTTGAGTGGGAGACCCCGAAGGGCGTCCGGCTCCTCGAGGTCATCGGGATCATTTACCAGCCAGAGGCCGCAAGACATTGGACGCTGTGA
- a CDS encoding aminotransferase class III-fold pyridoxal phosphate-dependent enzyme codes for METFEYVESRKLFERACKVIPCGIYGHFSPAPLTHVGAFPLFAARAQGARFWDVDGNEFIDYMCAYGPMILGYGNPAVDKAFREQMQQADTATAASPRMVELAEVLVDRVAIADWAFFAKNGADVTSYAVTIARAATGRSKIVAIKGGYHGTQPWMQALGHHGTIADDHKNYIRIPWNDYSALERVVAEDGHDIAGFIATPYHHPVFEDNALPLDGYWQKVEALLRKHGIVFIIDDVRCGFRLHRGGSNERYGFKPDLVCFCKAIANGYPISALVGVDSLRNDAANVFHTGSYWYSAGPMAAAIATLGELQRLDAPRLLGETGRKLNDGLIRIAKSHGYTLKVTGEPCMAYCRITDDETMMLHQRWCAECTRRGAYFAPHHNWFVSTAHADADLQRTWDIADEAFKMVSSQ; via the coding sequence ATGGAAACGTTCGAATATGTGGAATCGCGCAAGCTCTTCGAGCGCGCCTGCAAAGTCATTCCCTGCGGCATTTACGGCCATTTCAGCCCGGCGCCCCTGACCCACGTGGGGGCTTTCCCGCTGTTTGCCGCGCGCGCTCAGGGCGCCCGTTTCTGGGACGTCGACGGCAACGAGTTTATTGATTACATGTGCGCGTACGGCCCCATGATCCTGGGATACGGGAATCCTGCCGTCGACAAGGCGTTTCGCGAGCAGATGCAGCAGGCGGATACGGCAACGGCCGCATCGCCGAGAATGGTCGAGCTGGCGGAAGTGCTGGTGGACCGGGTCGCCATCGCGGACTGGGCGTTCTTCGCCAAGAACGGCGCCGACGTAACTTCCTACGCGGTCACCATTGCCCGCGCGGCTACCGGACGCAGCAAGATCGTCGCTATCAAAGGCGGTTATCACGGCACCCAGCCCTGGATGCAGGCTCTTGGTCATCACGGCACCATTGCGGACGATCACAAGAATTACATTCGCATTCCCTGGAACGACTACAGCGCTCTCGAACGCGTCGTCGCGGAGGACGGACACGACATCGCCGGGTTCATCGCTACCCCGTATCACCACCCTGTTTTCGAGGACAACGCGTTGCCTTTGGATGGGTACTGGCAAAAAGTGGAGGCGCTGCTTCGAAAACACGGGATCGTGTTCATCATCGATGATGTGCGTTGCGGGTTTCGCCTGCACCGCGGCGGCAGCAACGAACGGTACGGTTTCAAGCCCGATCTCGTCTGTTTCTGCAAGGCGATCGCGAACGGGTATCCCATTTCCGCCCTCGTCGGCGTGGACTCGCTGCGCAACGATGCCGCGAACGTATTTCACACGGGGAGCTACTGGTATTCTGCCGGGCCCATGGCGGCAGCAATCGCGACCCTCGGCGAATTGCAGCGTCTGGATGCGCCCCGCTTGCTCGGCGAGACCGGCCGGAAACTCAACGATGGGCTCATCCGCATCGCGAAGAGCCACGGCTACACCCTGAAGGTCACCGGCGAGCCGTGCATGGCATACTGCCGCATCACCGATGATGAAACCATGATGCTGCACCAGCGGTGGTGCGCCGAATGTACCCGGCGCGGCGCCTATTTCGCGCCGCACCACAACTGGTTCGTCTCAACCGCGCACGCGGATGCTGACCTCCAGCGCACATGGGATATCGCTGATGAGGCGTTCAAAATGGTGAGTTCCCAGTAG
- the ruvB gene encoding Holliday junction branch migration DNA helicase RuvB, translating into MQKDEVLDPSPREDERELDEQIRPHRLDDFPGQEAIKERLRISIEAVKARGEPLDHILMCGPPGLGKTTLARILSNEMGVDIKSTAGPVVERQADLSAILTSLEEFDILFIDEIHRLNHAVEETLYSAMEDFEVDIMLGKGPTARSLKIGLKPFTLIGATTRAGLLTPPLRARFGDMCRFDFYSPEELKVIVKRSARILATPIDEGGAYEIARRSRGTARIANRLLRRVREYAEVKADGAITREIADAALRLHRIDELGLDDMDKTIISTIIDKFSGGPVGVNSLAVAIGEEPQTIEEVHEPYLIQLGFIKRTSQGRVAMPGAYKHFGLTPPESPQGALF; encoded by the coding sequence ATGCAAAAGGACGAAGTCCTGGACCCGAGTCCGCGCGAAGACGAGCGCGAGCTTGACGAGCAGATCCGCCCGCACCGGCTGGACGATTTTCCCGGCCAGGAGGCGATCAAAGAGCGGTTGCGCATCTCGATCGAGGCCGTCAAGGCCCGTGGCGAGCCGCTCGACCACATTCTGATGTGCGGTCCGCCCGGGCTTGGCAAGACCACGCTGGCCCGTATCCTTTCGAACGAGATGGGCGTCGATATCAAATCCACCGCGGGACCGGTCGTCGAGCGCCAGGCCGACCTCTCGGCCATCCTGACCAGTCTCGAAGAATTCGACATTCTGTTCATTGACGAAATCCACCGGCTGAACCACGCGGTGGAAGAAACCCTGTACTCGGCGATGGAAGATTTTGAAGTCGACATCATGCTGGGCAAAGGGCCCACCGCGCGGTCCCTCAAGATCGGCCTCAAACCGTTCACCCTTATCGGCGCCACCACGCGCGCGGGACTGTTGACGCCTCCCTTGCGCGCCCGCTTCGGCGACATGTGCCGCTTCGACTTCTATTCGCCCGAGGAATTGAAGGTCATTGTCAAACGCTCGGCGCGCATCCTTGCGACACCGATCGACGAGGGCGGCGCCTACGAGATCGCGCGCCGCTCGCGCGGTACGGCCCGCATCGCCAACCGCCTGCTGCGCCGCGTGCGCGAATACGCCGAAGTCAAGGCCGATGGGGCCATCACCCGCGAAATAGCCGATGCCGCCCTGCGCCTGCACCGGATCGATGAACTCGGGCTGGACGACATGGACAAAACCATCATTTCTACCATCATCGACAAGTTCAGCGGCGGCCCCGTGGGCGTCAACTCCCTTGCGGTCGCTATCGGAGAGGAACCCCAGACCATCGAAGAGGTCCACGAGCCGTACCTGATCCAGCTCGGCTTCATCAAACGCACGTCCCAGGGCCGCGTCGCCATGCCCGGGGCATACAAACATTTCGGCCTGACCCCGCCGGAGAGTCCACAGGGCGCGCTGTTCTAG
- a CDS encoding GreA/GreB family elongation factor encodes MSGNRSILGSRKRRQPVDSTILDAAELVFGRKGYQQTTMEFLAREAGISVGSIYNLFESKEDVYGRVAQRIGEFVIRRLEPLTRAGDPEEAVLDLIRLRLCNYSNDRLFFQPFCFPAYLGVQPEPERLGPEVNRLHEKYIDIVERIFARCFAKLGQKGTPGIKMSVCLEGMLTAFTSYWSEPLQSDNLAKVARHMRTVLLRGIVPPGAHPGDEAPSVAESRAIYISRYDLERLRELLEVVRAFGTKENQKHADMLDEELKLARLTNPREVPPDVVTMNSKVRVKNPNTGADRVYTLVFPRNADLAPENVSILNPFGTAILGRRLGDVFTVGAGEDAPMYEIAQILYQPEASGDYHL; translated from the coding sequence ATGTCCGGTAATAGAAGCATACTCGGGTCCAGGAAACGGCGCCAGCCCGTGGACAGCACAATTCTCGATGCCGCCGAGCTCGTGTTCGGGCGAAAAGGGTATCAGCAGACCACCATGGAGTTCCTGGCCCGCGAGGCAGGAATCTCCGTGGGGAGCATCTACAACCTTTTCGAGAGCAAGGAAGACGTTTACGGCCGCGTGGCGCAGCGAATCGGCGAGTTTGTGATCCGCCGCCTGGAACCGTTGACACGGGCCGGCGACCCCGAAGAGGCGGTCTTGGATCTCATCCGGCTCCGATTGTGCAACTATTCGAACGATCGGCTGTTTTTCCAGCCCTTCTGTTTTCCGGCATACCTGGGCGTACAGCCGGAGCCCGAACGTCTGGGTCCGGAAGTCAACCGTCTGCACGAGAAATACATCGATATCGTGGAACGCATCTTCGCGCGGTGTTTCGCCAAGCTGGGCCAGAAAGGGACGCCGGGAATCAAGATGTCCGTGTGCCTTGAAGGGATGCTTACCGCTTTCACGAGTTATTGGTCCGAGCCGTTGCAGTCCGACAACCTGGCCAAAGTGGCCCGTCACATGCGGACGGTGCTGCTTCGCGGGATTGTGCCGCCCGGCGCCCATCCCGGCGACGAGGCGCCGTCCGTAGCCGAGTCTCGTGCAATCTATATCAGCCGCTACGACCTGGAACGCCTCAGAGAGCTGCTCGAAGTTGTGCGCGCGTTCGGCACAAAAGAGAATCAGAAACACGCGGACATGTTGGACGAGGAGTTGAAGCTGGCCCGGCTCACGAACCCGCGTGAGGTGCCGCCTGATGTGGTAACCATGAATTCCAAGGTGCGCGTCAAGAACCCGAACACGGGCGCGGACCGGGTCTACACGCTCGTCTTTCCGCGGAACGCTGATTTGGCCCCCGAGAATGTCTCGATCCTGAATCCATTCGGAACGGCGATTCTTGGCCGGCGGCTGGGTGACGTTTTTACGGTAGGCGCAGGTGAGGATGCTCCGATGTATGAGATAGCCCAAATACTGTATCAGCCGGAGGCATCCGGGGATTATCATCTCTGA
- a CDS encoding PEP-CTERM sorting domain-containing protein, translating into MLSRLNCFALCACLLLSASGPAGADMFPFSGSSGMYMPGYSLDLSAPGLAENLFLYADVGLPDFLGYMNELAEGGDYTGPAYYTASTPYSVFLDLLDLEAPTITTREIETGIISWDIEVWQEYGFMWYAEASGSASLCTGAVTFPELGLAFDVSDIGFYAFNEGGDPYSYVDVEGTLDCQVVPEPSTCVLLGAGLAGLCARASRRFKDQRHS; encoded by the coding sequence ATGCTTTCACGCCTGAATTGCTTCGCGTTGTGCGCGTGCCTGTTACTGTCCGCGTCAGGGCCGGCCGGGGCGGATATGTTTCCCTTCAGCGGCTCCAGCGGGATGTACATGCCCGGATATTCCTTGGATTTAAGTGCGCCCGGATTGGCAGAGAATCTGTTCTTGTACGCCGACGTTGGCCTTCCCGACTTTTTGGGATACATGAATGAGCTTGCAGAAGGTGGTGACTACACGGGGCCGGCTTATTACACGGCTAGTACGCCTTATTCTGTGTTCTTGGATTTGCTGGACCTAGAAGCGCCAACAATAACAACAAGGGAAATAGAAACCGGGATAATATCGTGGGATATTGAAGTCTGGCAAGAATACGGGTTTATGTGGTATGCGGAAGCGTCTGGCTCGGCCTCTCTGTGCACGGGTGCGGTCACCTTCCCCGAACTGGGCCTGGCCTTTGACGTATCGGATATAGGTTTCTATGCATTTAACGAGGGTGGAGACCCTTATTCGTACGTCGATGTGGAAGGCACCTTGGACTGCCAGGTCGTCCCGGAGCCGTCGACCTGCGTCCTTCTCGGGGCCGGGCTCGCGGGTCTTTGCGCGAGAGCGAGTCGCCGCTTCAAGGACCAGCGTCATTCGTGA